In Deferribacter desulfuricans SSM1, the following are encoded in one genomic region:
- a CDS encoding AAA family ATPase — translation MILSKLNVKITDLFEFNLHFNKGLNIIYGPNESGKTTLLHLFRYILYPFEKKSKPWFLDYLQSKATIYFLENSYEIYYDKNKQRFIPNDSLFKSIALNIDFKTFKNSFSISIEDLISFDFLTHLKNRTDILLQATSISDFKNISNIKQEFDKKLSSLFKERGKNPVINSLIIEINKLEKDIEYLKSQIEQFDDEYISLEELSKKELSLKRKLNELKDRIDLNNKLLTPFDSYLDIVVLENRKSELESELLVKNEDYKQVKELQSNIENVKREIENIEIEVSVLGKKLDEYNNNQVDENVLMRILALFNEVKMLDENELLENLKNLENSSFYKLISKYDVKDFKVILIGLTEKKDKLKVKIENLDRKIETMKAEQNKYKNAFILFGVLSLVSLFLVKKDVLIGLVGFTIFLFLSFFIFNKGRKLNKDLKLIEKEKDDNQKELDTTIDEIKNFELEGEITLKDLQKFFDDIEQTADEYKGLQGHLKKIKELKILCKEIGLKLEDAEFEKKIKMMLANSDYRQKLVNDKVVYEEKLQRKREQLRLLENKINDKLKELGVESLEDLEKGVERYNELISLEKEIIVKKERFQKLFGLKYESYKIKINSLNKYDIEKEINKLQEEISIYEDELNSILKSKSEINGKLKILVNKSELSEKEGTIELLKEKLKYNIQIYLDYFYAFNLLENTLKRFEKEFQPELLQKASVYFEKVTDGRYKKIITDFEGDYFVEGSNTQIKTIEQLSSGTRDQLFLALRLAFIDFIDNELNLPIFFDEVTANFDEEREDLFIKSLKMLSDKRQVFLFTCKYSLAEKLKSFVFKIG, via the coding sequence ATGATATTAAGTAAATTAAATGTTAAAATAACTGACTTATTTGAGTTCAATCTTCATTTTAATAAAGGCTTAAATATTATTTATGGTCCAAATGAATCTGGAAAAACTACATTGTTACATTTGTTCAGATACATTCTTTATCCATTTGAAAAAAAATCAAAACCGTGGTTTCTTGATTATTTGCAATCTAAAGCGACTATTTATTTTTTAGAAAATTCATATGAGATATATTATGATAAAAATAAACAAAGATTTATCCCAAATGATTCACTTTTTAAATCGATTGCTTTAAATATTGATTTTAAAACTTTTAAAAATAGTTTTTCAATAAGTATCGAAGATTTAATATCATTTGATTTTTTAACGCATTTGAAGAATAGAACAGATATATTATTGCAGGCAACAAGTATTAGTGATTTTAAGAACATAAGTAATATTAAGCAGGAGTTTGATAAAAAGTTATCTTCCCTTTTTAAAGAAAGGGGTAAAAATCCTGTTATAAACAGTTTGATAATTGAAATTAATAAACTTGAAAAAGATATAGAATATTTAAAATCTCAAATTGAACAATTTGATGATGAGTACATTTCACTGGAAGAGTTGAGTAAAAAAGAATTAAGTTTAAAGAGAAAATTAAATGAACTCAAGGATAGGATAGATTTAAATAATAAATTATTAACTCCTTTTGATTCATATCTTGATATAGTTGTTCTTGAAAATAGAAAATCAGAGCTTGAAAGTGAGTTACTGGTAAAAAATGAAGATTATAAGCAAGTTAAAGAATTGCAAAGTAATATTGAAAACGTTAAAAGAGAGATTGAGAATATAGAGATAGAAGTTTCAGTATTGGGAAAAAAGTTAGATGAATATAATAACAATCAAGTAGATGAAAATGTTTTGATGAGAATACTTGCTTTATTCAATGAAGTAAAAATGTTAGATGAAAATGAATTATTAGAGAATCTAAAAAATTTGGAGAATTCTAGTTTTTATAAATTAATAAGTAAATATGATGTAAAAGATTTTAAGGTAATACTAATTGGCTTAACCGAAAAAAAGGATAAACTCAAAGTTAAGATTGAAAATCTTGATAGAAAAATAGAAACGATGAAAGCAGAGCAAAATAAATATAAAAATGCTTTTATACTTTTTGGGGTGTTGAGCTTAGTTTCCTTATTTCTTGTAAAAAAGGATGTTTTAATAGGATTGGTAGGTTTTACAATTTTCTTATTTTTATCATTTTTCATTTTTAATAAAGGGAGAAAACTAAATAAAGATTTAAAACTCATTGAAAAAGAAAAAGATGATAATCAAAAAGAGTTGGATACGACAATAGATGAAATTAAAAATTTTGAACTTGAAGGTGAAATTACTTTAAAAGATCTTCAAAAGTTTTTTGATGATATAGAACAGACTGCAGATGAATATAAAGGTTTGCAAGGCCATTTGAAAAAGATTAAAGAATTAAAAATTTTGTGCAAAGAAATAGGCTTAAAGTTAGAAGATGCTGAATTTGAAAAAAAGATTAAAATGATGCTTGCTAATTCGGATTATAGGCAAAAATTGGTAAATGATAAAGTTGTTTATGAGGAAAAATTACAAAGAAAAAGGGAGCAATTAAGGTTATTGGAAAATAAAATAAATGATAAATTAAAAGAGTTAGGTGTTGAATCACTTGAAGATTTAGAAAAAGGGGTTGAAAGATATAATGAGCTTATAAGTCTTGAAAAAGAGATAATTGTTAAAAAGGAAAGGTTTCAAAAGTTATTTGGTCTAAAATATGAAAGTTATAAAATAAAGATAAATAGTTTAAATAAATATGATATAGAAAAAGAGATTAATAAGTTGCAAGAAGAGATTTCAATATATGAAGATGAGTTGAATTCAATACTTAAAAGTAAATCAGAAATTAATGGTAAATTGAAGATCCTAGTTAATAAAAGCGAATTAAGTGAAAAAGAGGGGACAATAGAATTATTAAAAGAAAAACTCAAATATAATATTCAGATTTACTTAGACTATTTTTATGCATTTAATTTATTGGAAAATACATTAAAAAGATTTGAAAAAGAGTTTCAACCAGAATTGCTGCAAAAAGCATCTGTATATTTTGAAAAAGTTACGGATGGAAGATATAAAAAGATAATTACCGATTTTGAAGGTGATTATTTTGTTGAGGGTAGCAATACCCAGATTAAGACTATAGAGCAATTATCAAGTGGTACAAGAGATCAGCTATTTCTTGCTTTGAGGCTGGCGTTTATTGATTTTATAGATAATGAGCTTAATCTTCCAATATTTTTCGATGAGGTAACTGCAAATTTTGATGAAGAAAGAGAAGATTTATTTATAAAGTCTCTAAAAATGTTGTCAGATAAAAGACAAGTTTTCTTATTTACATGTAAATATTCTTTAGCTGAAAAATTAAAAAGTTTTGTATTTAAAATTGGTTAA
- a CDS encoding metallophosphoesterase family protein, whose protein sequence is MGRIKFLHFSDLHLGRPLSFIKKGNSFSFYSKFFDELVELIQREGISFLVLAGDIFNSNYIEYRYRLLFKKFLKSINNCNVYYVAGNHDEYSEKFLSFLSSEKNFKVFEKNKISHYTDNGINIYGISFDFKKLGENPFSTLSEDYFLSPAICVLHCNLTDVVSDEHENYYPISIDRLTNFKANCYFALGHIHKYFLKSIDNKVVSYPGSPIPVRSNEVGERYVNIVEYDNGRFSVVKYPVGFRIEELEVKLEHSYSFSDIESILIELESNNSYYIVKFCGEIDAGVYEDLLISKMDLIDNISNIVDINMDNLIVKMDFERFSSPFLNIMKDEFAHLNLEINPKLLKFIRKYGIDIDFERAKKNGFDILSSRIFRDDIK, encoded by the coding sequence TTGGGACGTATAAAATTTCTTCATTTCTCTGATTTACATTTAGGACGCCCCTTAAGTTTTATAAAAAAGGGGAACTCTTTCTCATTTTATTCTAAGTTTTTTGATGAACTGGTAGAGCTTATACAAAGAGAGGGTATCAGTTTTCTGGTTTTAGCAGGGGATATTTTTAATAGTAATTATATTGAGTATCGATACAGATTACTTTTTAAAAAGTTTCTAAAATCTATAAATAATTGTAATGTCTATTATGTTGCTGGGAATCATGATGAATATTCAGAAAAGTTCTTATCTTTTTTATCATCTGAAAAGAATTTTAAAGTTTTTGAGAAAAATAAAATCAGCCACTATACTGATAATGGTATAAATATTTATGGGATATCTTTTGATTTTAAGAAATTGGGGGAAAATCCTTTTTCGACGCTTTCTGAGGATTATTTTTTGAGTCCAGCTATTTGTGTTTTACATTGCAATTTGACAGATGTGGTAAGTGATGAACATGAAAACTATTATCCAATATCGATTGATAGACTTACAAACTTTAAAGCCAACTGTTATTTTGCACTTGGGCATATACATAAATATTTTTTAAAATCTATTGATAATAAAGTCGTTTCATATCCTGGTTCGCCCATACCTGTTAGGAGCAATGAGGTGGGTGAGCGATATGTGAATATAGTGGAATATGATAATGGTAGATTTTCAGTTGTAAAGTATCCGGTGGGTTTTCGGATAGAAGAATTGGAAGTAAAACTGGAACACTCTTATAGTTTCAGCGATATAGAATCGATTTTAATAGAACTTGAAAGCAATAATTCATATTACATTGTAAAGTTTTGTGGTGAAATTGATGCAGGAGTGTATGAAGATTTGTTGATTTCAAAAATGGATTTGATTGACAATATTTCCAACATTGTTGATATTAATATGGACAATCTTATAGTTAAAATGGATTTTGAAAGATTTTCTTCCCCTTTTCTAAATATAATGAAAGATGAATTTGCTCATTTAAATTTAGAAATAAATCCCAAATTATTAAAATTTATTCGTAAATATGGCATAGATATTGATTTCGAAAGAGCGAAAAAAAACGGTTTTGATATTTTAAGTTCAAGAATTTTTAGAGATGATATTAAGTAA
- a CDS encoding bifunctional nuclease family protein, which yields MKEASVKCVVKDPLTSRYILILETNDGFYLPINIGVFEAEAIYTELNKIVPPRPMTYDFISGILTALDNVVVEKVIIADYDNGIFKASLYLQNGGNTKCIDCRPSDAIALSLRTKSPVFIEEQVLTKCKCFTKDCIKNENSNILEEIITDQGTTFWDV from the coding sequence ATGAAAGAGGCTTCTGTTAAGTGTGTTGTAAAGGATCCTTTAACTTCTAGATATATACTGATATTAGAAACAAATGATGGTTTTTATTTACCAATCAATATTGGGGTTTTTGAAGCCGAAGCTATTTATACTGAGTTAAATAAAATAGTTCCACCAAGACCAATGACTTATGATTTTATTTCAGGGATTTTGACAGCTCTTGATAATGTAGTGGTAGAGAAAGTGATAATTGCTGATTATGACAACGGTATTTTTAAAGCGAGCTTATATTTACAAAATGGTGGAAATACAAAATGTATAGATTGTAGGCCATCAGATGCAATCGCTTTATCTTTAAGAACTAAATCACCAGTTTTTATTGAAGAACAAGTTTTAACAAAGTGTAAATGCTTTACTAAAGACTGTATAAAAAATGAAAATAGTAATATTTTAGAAGAGATAATTACCGACCAGGGTACTACTTTTTGGGACGTATAA
- the miaB gene encoding tRNA (N6-isopentenyl adenosine(37)-C2)-methylthiotransferase MiaB, protein MKLFIKTFGCQMNEYDSERIAAIFQERGYSLTDNLEEASFAVINTCSVREKPYHKVESELGRLKKFKKLNPDFKIAVCGCVAQQDGEKFLDRFDYVDLVFGTSAIDRLHSLIDLVEKGERICDTSEGDDELSIPVFGRGKKVSAFVTIMKGCDNFCSYCIVPYVRGREKSRKPSEILDEIKYLVNNGVKEVTLLGQNVNSYGKGLDEDINFPKLLYKVHDINGLERIRFVTSHPKDFDDELIFAIRDLPKVCEYLHLPLQAGSNKVLKMMNRKYTYEEYRDKVLKAKEMIPDLALSSDFIVGFPGETVEDFAETLKAIKEIRYESIFAFKYSPRPKTKASNFVDDITDDEKSRRLNELLSIQSKITEEINKSYVGKVQEILVEGKSKKGENQFSGRNRQNKVVNILSNHKLNIGDIVTVEIVEAKKNSLLAKIVEFVGR, encoded by the coding sequence ATGAAATTATTTATTAAAACGTTTGGTTGCCAAATGAATGAATACGATTCTGAGAGAATTGCTGCAATATTCCAGGAAAGAGGGTATTCATTAACAGATAATTTGGAAGAAGCTTCATTTGCAGTTATAAATACATGTAGTGTAAGAGAAAAACCTTATCACAAAGTGGAAAGTGAACTTGGCAGATTAAAAAAATTTAAAAAGCTTAACCCTGATTTTAAGATTGCAGTGTGCGGTTGTGTTGCTCAGCAGGATGGTGAAAAATTTTTAGATAGATTTGATTATGTGGATTTAGTTTTTGGAACTTCTGCGATAGATAGATTACACTCTTTGATAGATTTAGTTGAAAAAGGGGAAAGAATTTGTGATACAAGTGAAGGGGATGATGAGCTTTCTATCCCTGTTTTTGGAAGAGGGAAAAAAGTTTCAGCTTTTGTAACTATTATGAAAGGGTGTGATAACTTTTGCTCTTATTGTATTGTTCCTTATGTTCGTGGAAGAGAAAAGAGTAGAAAACCTTCTGAAATATTGGATGAAATCAAATATTTGGTAAATAATGGTGTCAAAGAAGTTACTCTGCTAGGACAAAATGTAAATTCTTATGGTAAAGGGCTTGATGAAGATATTAATTTCCCAAAATTGCTTTACAAAGTACATGATATAAATGGCTTAGAAAGAATTCGCTTTGTGACATCTCATCCTAAAGATTTTGATGATGAGCTTATATTTGCAATAAGAGATCTTCCAAAAGTGTGCGAATATTTACACCTCCCTTTGCAGGCTGGCTCCAATAAAGTTTTAAAAATGATGAACAGAAAATATACTTATGAAGAATACAGAGATAAGGTATTAAAAGCAAAAGAGATGATACCCGATTTGGCTTTATCTTCTGATTTTATTGTTGGATTTCCTGGAGAAACTGTTGAAGATTTTGCTGAAACTTTAAAAGCTATAAAAGAGATTAGATATGAATCAATATTTGCATTTAAATATTCACCAAGACCGAAAACGAAAGCTAGTAATTTTGTTGATGATATAACAGATGATGAAAAGAGTCGAAGATTGAATGAATTGCTTAGTATACAATCTAAAATCACTGAGGAGATTAATAAATCTTATGTTGGTAAAGTGCAGGAGATTTTGGTTGAGGGTAAAAGTAAAAAGGGAGAAAATCAATTTTCTGGAAGAAATAGACAAAATAAGGTTGTAAATATTTTATCAAATCATAAATTAAATATAGGTGATATTGTTACTGTTGAGATTGTAGAGGCTAAGAAAAATTCATTATTAGCTAAAATAGTAGAATTTGTTGGGAGGTAG